The genomic DNA GCCGGGCTGAATCTGGAGCGTATTCCCGACGAAACCACCATCCTCAACTTCCGCCGACTGCTGGAGAAACACGAGCTGGCTGCCGGCATCCTGGCCGTGATCAATGGCTATCTGGGTGACCGAGGGTTGTCGTTGCGCCAAGGCACCATTGTCGATGCCACGCTGATCAATGCGCCCAGCTCGACCAAGAACAAGGACGGTAAACGCGATCCAGAAATGCACCAAACCAAGAAGGGCAACCAGTACTATTTCGGCATGAAAGCGCACATCGGTGTGGATGACGAGTCAGGTCTGGTGCACCGCGTGGTGGGCACAGCCGCCAACGTGGCGGATGTCACTCAGGTGGACAAATTGCTGCACGGTGCGGAGAACGTGGTCTGCGCCGATGCCGGTTATACCGGCGTCGAGAAACGTACCGAGCATGATGGGCGCGAGGTGATCTGGCAGATCGCGGCACGCCGCAGTACTTACAAAAAGCTGGGTAAGCGTAGCGCTCTATACAAAGCCAAGCGCAAGATCGAGAAGGCCAAGGCCCAGGTGCGCGCCAAAGTCGAGCACCCGTTTCGGGTGGTCAAGCGCCAGTTCGGTTTTGTGAAAACGCGCTTCCGTGGCCTGGCCAAAAACACCGCGCAACTGGTGACGCTATTCGCGCTGTCGAATCTGTGGATGGCACGCCGACATTTACTGACGAGTACAGGAGAGGTGCGCCTGTAATGTGGGAAATGACCGTTGCGAGGTGCTCGCGGCGGCTAAAAGCGCAGAAATACGCGGATGATCTGATCGTTTTGGTCGATTCGCCGTTTTCAAAATCAGCGGAGGCTGAAGTCAGCCAGAAAAGCGTGACTACTTCAGACCATCCTTAGATGAAGGTGCCAGGCACCGCGATAATTATGGAAATGAACCAAGGTATGAAAGCTGTGTGAGATCACCATTGGAAAAGTGAATCCCAACGTGTTTGTGCACGGCTTTTATAATTTCCAATAATGTCTTGTTCAAGCTTTCCTTCGGAAGGGAGCAGATTTCCTTCCGCTAATAGGGACTCGTGTAGAAATAGAATGGACGCTGAAAACTTTCCTTTACATGCATTTGTAAAGCCACGTCGTTTTGACTTTGGCATGCATAGGTAGGTGTGGGCGACAAATCTTCTCAGATGGTTTTCCGTGTTTTTATTTGCGCTTTCGAGATTGCTCCATGAACTATGAGCCAAGCTGTTTCTGACAGCTCTTAAGAGATCAAGACCATCGAGTGTGGCTTGGGACAAGGTTCCAGCTTTATCCAGGGCGTCGATTTTATTGGAAAGTGACGGGAATGAACCCTGCCTGATCGTCAATGAAATATTGTGTTCTCGAATAATTGAATCTAGAACACCTTCGATTAAGAGTGTGCTTGAGTTTGCCGTCTTTAGTGCATCGTTTTTATGAACGATACCGCCAGCTCGAGTCAAGGACTCCAAGTCTACTCCATGAGTAGTCAGAGCTTTTTCAGAAGTTTCTGCCAGTATAAAAATAGTATCAGTCGAAATGCTTTCTAGCTGTTGGATGTAGCTCTTAAGAATTTTAGTTATTTTTGAGTGTGCCTGGAGGAAATCTTCTTGAATAAATAGTATTTTGGGGGAGTTTGCTATTCTTTTGAGGCTGACGAGTGGGAGGCTTGGTAAGCGAGCGCTCTTGTCTTCATGTCCTTCAAATTCCAGTCTTTCGAGCGTTAAATATTTTTTGTGCAGGAAAAAACTGATGATCTTAAGGAACGCTTTGGTCTCCGTCTCGTCCAGCGTCAAGATCGGCGTTTTATCTACACAAACGAAAGAGTATGTTTTTAGAGACGCTGGGATCAGTCTAAGGCTGTTTGCGGGTTTTGCATGGCTCAGCAGTCGATCTATTCGATCCGTCTCACTAATTCCGGATTGATGAAAGAGTGCGTCTTCGAGAATATCTTCCTGTTCCATTTTTAGTTAAATCGTTCCTGAAATAATAAAGTCACCGCTTACAACGATATACGGAATGAGGAGAGTCACTCCTGCCCGATCGACTCCAAAAATTCCGACCGTTCATCACTCATCCGCGCCACGCAGTCATTCTGCGCAATCTTGAACGCCTTGCTGCCGTCGGTGGCCGGGAACGCTTCCACCGCGCAATCGGCATCCCGCGTCTTCAGCCACTGCTGCTGAGCTGTCTTCAGTTTGGCGGTGATATCTGCCAGTTGCGTCGGGTTCTTGCCGTACGCCGTCTGCATGCGTTCGTTGAGGCTGGCGTAGTTGTCCTTGAGCAGGTCTTCGGCGGCGGTGCGGCTGTAGGTCGAGCATTCCAGGGTCTGGACGTCGTTTTCCACCGCGTCGCACGGGTTGTTGTCGGACTCTTCGGCGGCGTGTACGCCGGTCGCAATCAGTGCCAAAGCCAGGAAGATCGATTTCATTGATGTCGCTGCTCTAATCCAGTGGTGTTTCCAGGTTGCGGGAGATTCTGGCTCAAGCTGGCGGGCTTGAACAGGTGGCCGGTCGGGTCGCTTGATGACCCTTTGTCGCGGATTGACGCTTTCGGCAATTCCCCTGTCGTTTTTGCACCCGGTCGCCCCGGCACCGAGGCATATGCTGGCCCCAAAGCGCCGGCAGACGATTCGGCGCATGAATCGCCAATAAGGGGACGCCTGATGAGCCCAGCCGAATTACACGCCGACAGCATCGTTATCGACGGTCTGATCATTGCCAAATGGAACCGCGAGCTGTTCGAAGACATGCGCAAGGGCGGTCTGACGGCGGCCAACTGCACGGTGTCGGTGTGGGAAGGCTTTCAGGCGACCGTGAACAACATCGCTGTCAGCCAGAAGCTGATCCGCGACAACAGCGACCTGGTAATGCCCGTGCGCACCACCGCCGACATCCGCAAAGCCAAGGAACAGGGCAAGACCGGCATCCTTTTCGGCTTCCAGAATGCCCACGCGTTTGAAGACCAGATCGGCTATGTCGAGGTGTTCAAGCAGCTCGGCGTCGGCATCGTGCAGATGTGCTACAACACCCAGAACCTGGTTGGCA from Pseudomonas baetica includes the following:
- a CDS encoding IS5 family transposase, with the protein product MKQMTFADAEYAGKRKQTRKELFLIDMDQVVPWNGLIKLIEPFYPKGEGGRPAYPLMTMLRVHLMQNWFGYSDPAMEEALYETTILRQFAGLNLERIPDETTILNFRRLLEKHELAAGILAVINGYLGDRGLSLRQGTIVDATLINAPSSTKNKDGKRDPEMHQTKKGNQYYFGMKAHIGVDDESGLVHRVVGTAANVADVTQVDKLLHGAENVVCADAGYTGVEKRTEHDGREVIWQIAARRSTYKKLGKRSALYKAKRKIEKAKAQVRAKVEHPFRVVKRQFGFVKTRFRGLAKNTAQLVTLFALSNLWMARRHLLTSTGEVRL
- a CDS encoding lysozyme inhibitor LprI family protein — its product is MKSIFLALALIATGVHAAEESDNNPCDAVENDVQTLECSTYSRTAAEDLLKDNYASLNERMQTAYGKNPTQLADITAKLKTAQQQWLKTRDADCAVEAFPATDGSKAFKIAQNDCVARMSDERSEFLESIGQE